The Apodemus sylvaticus chromosome 5, mApoSyl1.1, whole genome shotgun sequence genome has a segment encoding these proteins:
- the Ttpal gene encoding alpha-tocopherol transfer protein-like isoform X1, translated as MSEESDSLRTSPSVASLSENELPLPPPEPPGYVCSLTEDLVTKAREELQEKPEWRLRDVQALRDMVRKEYPYLSTSLDDAFLLRFLRARKFDYDRALQLLVNYHGCRRSWPEVFNNLRPSALKDVLNSGFLTVLPHTDPRGCHVLCIRPDRWIPSNYPITENIRAVYLTLEKLIQSEETQVNGIVILADYKGVSLSKASHFGPFIAKKVIGILQDGFPIRIKAVHIVNEPRIFKGIFAIIKPFLKEKIANRFFLHGSDLSSLHTNLPRNILPKEYGGTDGELDTASWNAVLLASEDDFVKEFCQPVPACDSLLGQPLLPEGLISDAQCEDSMRAVKSQVYSCY; from the exons ATGTCAGAAGAAAGTGACTCTCTGAGAACCAGTCCCTCTGTGGCCTCACTCTCCGAAAATGAGCTGCCGCTGCCTCCGCCGGAACCTCCCGGCTATGTGTGCTCGCTGACAGAAGACTTGGTCACCAAAGCCAGGGAAGAGCTTCAGGAGAAGCCGGAATGGAGGCTCCGGGATGTGCAGGCCCTTCGAGACATGGTGCGGAAGGAGTACCCATACCTGAGCACATCGCTGGATGACGCCTTCCTGCTGCGCTTTCTGAGAGCCCGAAAGTTCGATTATGACCGGGCCCTGCAGCTGCTGGTCAACTACCATGGCTGCAGGCGGAGCTGGCCAGAAGTCTTCAACAACCTGAGGCCGTCAGCCCTGAAAGACGTTCTCAACTCAGGATTCCTCACAGTGCTGCCCCACACGGACCCCAGGGGCTGCCATGTCCTCTGCATCCGACCAG ACAGATGGATACCAAGCAACTACCCAATTACCGAGAACATCCGAGCCGTGTACTTGACGTTAGAGAAGCTTATTCAGTCGGAGGAGACCCAGGTGAACGGGATTGTGATCCTGGCCGACTACAAGGGAGTGAGCTTATCAAAAGCATCTCACTTTGGGCCTTTCATAGCCAAAAAGGTGATTGGCATCCTTCAG GATGGCTTCCCCATCCGGATAAAAGCAGTTCACATAGTGAATGAGCCTCGGATATTTAAGGGCATTTTCGCCATCATAAAACCATTTCTGAAGGAGAAAATTGCAAACAGG TTCTTCCTTCATGGGTCTGACCTGAGCTCTCTCCACACAAACCTTCCAAGGAACATCCTCCCCAAGGAATACGGGGGCACAGATGGAGAGCTGGACACTGCTTCCTGGAACGCAGTGCTGTTGGCTTCCGAGGATGACTTTGTGAAAGAGTTCTGCCAGCCTGTGCCTGCCTGCGACAGTCTCCTGGGCCAGCCCCTGCTCCCTGAGGGGCTGATCTCAGATGCGCAGTGTGAAGACTCTATGCGAGCCGTGAAGTCCCAGGTCTACTCCTGCTATTAG
- the Ttpal gene encoding alpha-tocopherol transfer protein-like isoform X2: MSEESDSLRTSPSVASLSENELPLPPPEPPGYVCSLTEDLVTKAREELQEKPEWRLRDVQALRDMVRKEYPYLSTSLDDAFLLRFLRARKFDYDRALQLLVNYHGCRRSWPEVFNNLRPSALKDVLNSGFLTVLPHTDPRGCHVLCIRPDRWIPSNYPITENIRAVYLTLEKLIQSEETQVNGIVILADYKGVSLSKASHFGPFIAKKDGFPIRIKAVHIVNEPRIFKGIFAIIKPFLKEKIANRFFLHGSDLSSLHTNLPRNILPKEYGGTDGELDTASWNAVLLASEDDFVKEFCQPVPACDSLLGQPLLPEGLISDAQCEDSMRAVKSQVYSCY; this comes from the exons ATGTCAGAAGAAAGTGACTCTCTGAGAACCAGTCCCTCTGTGGCCTCACTCTCCGAAAATGAGCTGCCGCTGCCTCCGCCGGAACCTCCCGGCTATGTGTGCTCGCTGACAGAAGACTTGGTCACCAAAGCCAGGGAAGAGCTTCAGGAGAAGCCGGAATGGAGGCTCCGGGATGTGCAGGCCCTTCGAGACATGGTGCGGAAGGAGTACCCATACCTGAGCACATCGCTGGATGACGCCTTCCTGCTGCGCTTTCTGAGAGCCCGAAAGTTCGATTATGACCGGGCCCTGCAGCTGCTGGTCAACTACCATGGCTGCAGGCGGAGCTGGCCAGAAGTCTTCAACAACCTGAGGCCGTCAGCCCTGAAAGACGTTCTCAACTCAGGATTCCTCACAGTGCTGCCCCACACGGACCCCAGGGGCTGCCATGTCCTCTGCATCCGACCAG ACAGATGGATACCAAGCAACTACCCAATTACCGAGAACATCCGAGCCGTGTACTTGACGTTAGAGAAGCTTATTCAGTCGGAGGAGACCCAGGTGAACGGGATTGTGATCCTGGCCGACTACAAGGGAGTGAGCTTATCAAAAGCATCTCACTTTGGGCCTTTCATAGCCAAAAAG GATGGCTTCCCCATCCGGATAAAAGCAGTTCACATAGTGAATGAGCCTCGGATATTTAAGGGCATTTTCGCCATCATAAAACCATTTCTGAAGGAGAAAATTGCAAACAGG TTCTTCCTTCATGGGTCTGACCTGAGCTCTCTCCACACAAACCTTCCAAGGAACATCCTCCCCAAGGAATACGGGGGCACAGATGGAGAGCTGGACACTGCTTCCTGGAACGCAGTGCTGTTGGCTTCCGAGGATGACTTTGTGAAAGAGTTCTGCCAGCCTGTGCCTGCCTGCGACAGTCTCCTGGGCCAGCCCCTGCTCCCTGAGGGGCTGATCTCAGATGCGCAGTGTGAAGACTCTATGCGAGCCGTGAAGTCCCAGGTCTACTCCTGCTATTAG